The Solibacillus sp. FSL W7-1436 DNA segment ACCATTCGCTTGGCATCCGTCCACACTAATTTAGCCTGGTCCTTTTTCGTAGCAACTGCGTAAATTTCCGCGCCTGGTTCACCGTCTGCAACTTGCAGATACAACCCAATGCCTGATGCAATAGTTGATTTGCCGTTTTTACGTGCGACAACTAGCAAGATTTCTCGGTATTTACGTGTGCCATCTATTTTATGAACGAAGCCGAACGAAGCAGCGATAAACGCTTTTTGCCACAATTCCAATTCGATGTTTTTACCGCCGAATGTACCTTTACTATGCTTGCAGAAGTTTTCAATGAACTCAATAGCATGATTGGCTCGTTTGGCGTTGTATTCATATTCACTATCAACATTGGACATTTCATCTACTAAGTATTTGTAAATTCTCGTTACTTTTTGAGATGTGACAATAACGCCACTATCAATTTTTGAGTAATATTCGATAATTGGATTATAATTTAATGGATATTTAATCACGTTCTATCACAAAGCTTTCAAAGCCATCATCGTTTTCTGATTTAGGCAGTTCTTTCGGTAAAGCATCCAGTAAAATTTTAACTTGTGATTGATAACTTTTTTCTAATGTGGAGTAAGCTTGGAAAACAGAAGAAACTTTTCGCCCGGATTGGTTTGCACCGTTCTGATATTCTTCAATTACGCCTTCATCCTGGAGAACTATATGTAATTCTTCCAGTTGTACCGCTTTGAAGGCTGCATCTTCCACAGTATTCTTAACAATCTTCTTTTTGCTCGGTGTTAATTCTGCTAAAGCTCGCCATAATTCTTCTTCCTTTTGCTTTCTTCGCTCATCTATTGTTAAATCATTATTAATCGCCATAAAATCACCTTCCTTTTAACTACACCCCTCACGCGAAATGACCTGTGTATTTTTTGAAGCTGCCTCTCCGGTCCATTTTTACTCAAAAAAATTGCTTTTGAAGGGGGGCTTTGGTACTAGCTCCCCGAACTGATTAAATGTAAATCCTTCTCTGATTGCTGAATACTTTCGGAATGTTTTGGTGTTGTGACATTCGAGACACAGATATTGTAGGTTGGAATGATTCAGTGTGATTTCTGGATCGTTGATGTTGACGGAATTAATTTCTTGTTTATGGTCAACGATATACCCCATTGCATCATGACAATGTTCACACAATCCGCCAGGGACAGTAGCAATGTAAGAAGCTCGACACTTGCGCCATGCTGTTGATTTGTAGAATCGTTTTGCTTCGAGTGTATGCTCTTTCATTTACGCTTCACCTTCCCATTCACACGCTTATGAATCTGCCTGTTACATCCCATTAATTCTTTCAGCTCACGTTCAGATAACTTCTCTTTAACCTTCGGACGATGAACAGCATTCAATTTATCTCGCGTATCATCGTCAAGTAAATCATAAATAGTCAATGTTGCTCACCGCCTTTCAAGCACAATAAAAAGCCGTACCGCAATTGGCACGACTTAATGTGTTATGTAATTCCCTGCTGTTTCCGCAACAGGGAAGTGTGTAATTATATATTCGTGAAAAGAACCATTTGTACATACTTGTACTCTCTCATGATATATCATTATTTCAATACTTAACATTGGTTTAATATAAGGTAAAGTTATATTAAGGAATCAATGTACTTACTACATAATTTATTCGGATTGTTTAGTAGCTATCTCGCCATCTAAAAGATGCTACAGAAATTTGTAATTGACTTTCCCACACTGGACACTCGATTTTCCGTAGCGTAAATCCAGCCGTCCCCTCATCGTAGTAATTTTCGATAGCTTTAATAACCTTCTTCACTACTTTTTCGTGCGTTTCAACTTCATAGGCATCAAGAGTTTTAAAGTAATACACTAATCCGCTATACCCTTCTAATAATTGAGCTGGCACTTCACCAAAATAGACCTCAACACCTTCTATAACTTCTTTTTGTTCGTTTTGAATTTTCATTTTCATTTCTCCTTTACTGTACAATTTGGTTCAATTGCGTACTAACTTTAAATCACATAACGCTCCGCAAACGATACCATGCGTTTGATTTGTGAATGTTTGTTGTAAATGTATTGCGCACTGTAATTTAAGTCCTCGGCAATCTTTTCAAGCGTCATGCCTTCAATGTATTTCTTATAGATAATTTGGTTTTCAAGTCCACCGAATGATGAGATAAGATTCTTCATGTCTTGCAGATCATTTACTTTGTGAGCTAATTCATATTCGATAGCAGCAATCCGTTCTTCAAGTTTGGCACCATCTGATTCAGCGGTTAATTTATATTTAGCTAAATCGCCATTAACCCATCGTTCTAATTCATTTCGAGAGCGTTCAAGATTCATTTCTAAATAGGCAATGCCTTGTTCAAGTTCCTGGTAATCTTTTAACCATTGAAATTTACTCATGATGTTCTGCCCTCCACAATCTATTAATATATGCCTGTGACCTCACACAGTCAATTCTAAGACGTTATAACTCAACTTTGGTGTATTTGGTAGGTAATGAATTAAAACGCCTAGAATCACGCTTAAATGAGGTTAAATAATATTAATAGTATTTCGCTTTCATTTTTTTAGTCAAACATCTAATTTCTGTGATATTCTCCTTTTTCCAAGCTTCAAAGCCGTACCTACTAACATTACGTTTTTCGTAAAATTCACCATCTGATATTTTCTCAAGCTTGGCCTTCACATAATCTTCAAGTTCGATTGATACGGAAAATTTATTGACGTATGTCCCAAACTGTTTTTCCAGTGGTGTAATTTTTCCGCTAGTCGTGATAGCTTTCCGTGGTTTCGTTAGTTTAAGAAGCTGCTCACCTAATGGACGTAATTTAATACAATGCTCACATGTTTGTTTAAGATGCGTATTGTGGCAATGGCAATGTTTCAGAATGCGATCAACCTGTTTCAGAATAGCTAAACGTTTTTTCATTCGTTCGTTATCAGTCACGATGTCCACCCCTCACTTAATTTTCTTTTTGCCGTTATTTCGGAAACGTGGCTTTTTATGGTCCAGTAATGCTTTGTACTTTTTATTTAGCGATCCGTATGATTTCTTCAATGCACGGATCGTTTCGTTGCGGTTAATCAACTGACGTTTGAGCATATAGTTTTCAGCTTCGATTTTCTTGTAATGCTCCCAGGCTTCCTGTTCTTGCACGGT contains these protein-coding regions:
- a CDS encoding HNH endonuclease; the protein is MKEHTLEAKRFYKSTAWRKCRASYIATVPGGLCEHCHDAMGYIVDHKQEINSVNINDPEITLNHSNLQYLCLECHNTKTFRKYSAIREGFTFNQFGELVPKPPFKSNFFE